The following is a genomic window from Bordetella sp. H567.
CGATGATCAAGGGCTTATTCATGCTGGCTGCTTATCTGTTCCGCGAAATGGCACCGCACCGTGTGCGTGTCCCCCACGGGACGGAGAACCGGCATCTCTTGCGCGCAGCGGTCCTGCGCGTAAGGGCAGCGGGTATGAAAGCGACAGCCGCTGGGCGGCTGCGCGGGGCTGGGCGGATCGCCTTGCAGGACGATGCGCCCGGCCCCTTCGCGTCGCGGCGTGGCCGAGACATCGGGAATGGCCGACAGCAGCGCCCGGGTATAGGGATGCAGGGGGCGTTCGTAGAGGTCGTCGGTAAGCGCTTCTTCCACGATCTGGCCCAGGTACATCACCGCGACGCGATGGCATAGCCGCCGCACCACGCGCAGGTCATGCGAGATGAACAGATAGGCGATGCCGTGGTCATGCTGCAGCTTTTGCAGCAAGGCGACGACGGTGGCCTGCACCGATACGTCCAGGGCGGACACCGGCTCGTCGCAGACGATCAGGCTGGGCTTGAGCGCCAGGGCGCGCGCGATGACCACCCGCTGGGCCTGGCCGCCGCTGATCTGGTGCGGGAAACGATCGCGCAGCGCATGGGGCAGCGTTACCGCGTGCATGAGGGCGTCCACCGTGGCATCGCGTTCCGAAGCCGGACCGATGCCGTGCAGGTCCAGCGGCTCCCGGATCTGTTTGGCGATGGACAAGCGTGGATCCAGGGCCGATAAAGGGTTCTGGAAAATGATCTGCACCTCGCGCCGCTTGGCGCGCCATTGCGCGTCGGTCAGGGGCGCCAGGTCCTGGCCCTTGAAACGGATCGCGCCGCGCGTCGGCCGTTCCAGCCCGACGATCATGCGGCCGGTGGTCGACTTGCCGCAGCCGCTTTCACCGACCAGGCCCAGCGTTATTTCGCCGGTACGCACGTGAAAGGAGACGTCCTCCACGGCACGTATGCCGTGGCCTTGGTGCCCCAACAGCGAACGCGAGGGGCCGAAATAGCGGCGCAGTTCGCTGACCTCCAGCAGGGGAGTGCGCGCCGTCATGCCCATTCCTCGCGCCACTGGTAGACGGGCGCGCGGGTATCCAGGCGCGGCATGGCCGCCAGCAATTCGCGCGTGTAGCTCTCGCGGGGCGCACTGAACAGGCGCGCGGCGGGCGCGGTTTCGATCACGCGGCCATGGCGCATGACGACGACATCGTCCGCCATCTCGGCGACCACGCCCAGATCGTGGGTGATGAACAGGATAGCCATGCCCAGCTCCGCTTTCAGGCGGTTCAGCAGTTCCAGTATCTGCGCCTGGATGGTGACGTCCAGCGCCGTGGTCGGCTCGTCGGCGATCAACAGGCGCGGACCGCAAGCCAGCGCCATCGCGATCATCACGCGCTGCGCCATGCCGCCGGAGAACTGGTGCGCGTACGAAGCGAGCCGCTGTTGCGGCTCCGGAATGCCGACCATCCGCAGCAGCTCGATGGCGCGCGCGGCTCGCCGGACGCGGTCCAGGGGCGTATGCAGGGCCAGCGTTTCGTCCAGCAGCCGGCCGACGGTATGTACCGGGTTGAGCGAGCCCAGCGGGTCCTGGAATACCATGCCTATGCCGGCGCCGCGCACACGCCGCAGTTCGCGTTCCGGCAGTTCCGCCAGGTCGCGGCCCTGATAAAGGATGCGGCCGGCGGTGCGGCGGCCGTTGCGCGCCAGCAGCCCCAATATGGTCTGGCACGTGATGCTCTTGCCGCTACCGCTTTCGCCGACGATGCACAGCGTGCGTCCCTGGCCCACGTCGAAGCCGACGTCATGCAGGACGTCGGCGTAGCCCGCCGCCGTGCGGAACCCCACGCGCAAGCCCTGTACGGAAAGGACGGTGTCCACCTATTTGGACCCGAAGGACAGGTTGTCGGGGCGGAAGTCCATGAAGTATTGGGAGTAGGGCTGCCACTGCACGTTTTTCTTCATGGCGTAGCCGGTGGCCGGGTTGTACAGCATGGTCATCGGCATATCGTCCTCGAAAATGTCGAGGACCTTGCGGTAGGTCGCGCGGCGCTGGGCCGGGTCGCCCACGGTGTACAGCGTCTGCGACAGCGTATTGAATGCCGGGGTGGGCGTATAGACCTTCGAGGATTTCTGCACTTCCGAGTTGGCGCCCCACAGGATCAGCAGCGAACCGGTCGGATCGGGAATGCGGTAGGTGTTCGACCACGCGTACATCTGGATGCCCGGCTTGCGCACGTCCTTGAAGCTGTCGACGAAATCGATGCGCACATTGATGCCGACAGCGCGCCACATTTCCTGCAGGATCTGCGCGGCCTCGACGTTGTACAGGTAGTAGTTGGGGATCAGGCGATAGGAGATTTCCTGGCCCTTGTAGCGGCTTTGCTTCAGCAGCTTCTTCGCCTGCTCGGGATCGTACGCATAGCCGACGCGATCCTTGTCGTACAGATTGCCGAAGCTGGGCAGCTGGTAGCCGTTGGGCGCGTAGGTCTTGCCTTTCCAGAGGGCGTCGATCAGGGCCTTGCGATCGATGGCCAGGCTAAGCGCGTGGCGCAGGTTCTTGTCTGAAAGGACCGGGTCATTGGTATTGAAGACGACGACATGGCTGTTCTCCTGCGGTACGGTCTTCAAGGTCAGATCCTTGTACGCGCCCAGGCCCTCCCATTGGTCGGGCGGGATTTCGGCGGCGATGTCGTACTCGCCGGATACGAGCCCGGCGATGCGCGCGGCGACTTCCGGCACGGACTTGAAGGTGACGGTCTTGGCGGCCGGCTTGCCTCCGTAGTACTTGTCGAAGGCCTGCAGCGTAATGTGGTCGTTCTTCTGGTAGCTACCGAACTTGTAGGGGCCGGTGCCTACCGGGTTGAAGCGCAGCGCCTTGGCGGCTTCGTCCATCCAGACCTTGGCCGGCACGCCGTCCTTGCGGTACTTGTTCCAGGCCTCGTCGCAGATGACGAATGACATATAGCTGGACAGCCGCTGCTCCAGCGAGGCGTCATGTTCGGCGGTGGTGAAGCGCACCGTCATGTCGTCCAGCTTTTCAACCTTCTTGAACGTGCCGAAGTAGGCGGGGCCCTCGGCGTAATAGGCGTCGGGGCCCCACAGGCGTTCGGCCGAAAACGTGGCCAGCACGTCATCGGCATTGAAGGGGCTGCCGTCGTGGCACAGCACGCCCGAACGCAGCTTGACCTCGAACGTGGTGGGCGTGCTCCAGCGCCAGCTGGTCGCGAGGGACGGCTCCAGCTTGGCGCCCCCGTTGGCCTCGGGATGATCGAAGTCCCGCCGTATAAGGGTATCGAAGATGGAGTAGTAGCCACGGACGTCGACGGTGCCGTTGCCGGCGGCGGGGTCCAGCGTGCGCGCCAGCTCGTTGACAGCGATGGTCAGGGTGGGCCGCGCGTCCGAGCCGGCCTGGGCCTGCGCGGCGCCGGCTGGCGCCATGGCCGCGGCTATCGGCATGCATAGCAGTACGCCCTTGGCGGCATACCGGTTTAGCTTGAACATGTGTGTCTCCCGCGCGCTTAGGTACAAGAATGGTGTGGGACCGCATGCAGCGCCGCATCAACGGCGGCGTGCGGTGCCGCCTGTTTTTTCGAATCCGACCCGCAGGTCTTCCAGCTTGGCCAGTGCTCCCATGGAGCGGCCGCGGTCGACCCGTGACAGTTCCAGGATGAGGGTGTTGCAGATGGCCATGGGCACCGTCAGGGATTGGAACTCGCCAGGTTCGCCGCGCCTGGCGGTGATGGTCAACCTGGCCTCGACGGGCAAGGTCAGGTCGGTCAGCAGGATGCTGGCCGCCCCCGCCTCGCGGGCGAGCCGCAGCGCGCGTGTCACGCCGGGACTGTCATGACGGAAGATCATGCCGAAGACCAGGTCCCTGTCGGTCAGGCTGATGAGTTCGTCGGCGGCTTGCCAGTCGGCATGCGCCAGGCCGAGCGCGTGGTAGCCCGAACGCTTCAGCCGGCGCGCGAACAGTTCCGACAGGCTGCCGGCATGGCTTTCGCCGATGACGATGATGTGGCGGGCCCGGCGCAGCGCTTCGGTGGCGGCGGCGATGTCCTTCTGCGTCACCTGTTCCATCAGGCGGCCGAGCGCGGCGATCTCGCCGGCGATGACGGATTCCAGCAGGGTGTTTCCCGTGGCATTGTCGATGCGCTTGCGCACGCGCGCCGATGCATCCAGCTCGAACACCATCGCTTCGCGCATGGCGCGGTAGGAATCGAAACCCAGTTTGCGGGCGAGCCTGCCCGCCGTGGACGGATGCACCCCCGCGCGTTCGGCGATCTTGTGCGCGGGCATGAAGCTGCCCACGGTCGTATCGGAAAGCAGCACGTCCACCAGCTTGCGGTCCGAGCCGGTAAGGGTGTCGTTCTTGTCGGCGACGAGGTCTTCGAAGCGCATCCTGGCGTCCAGGCGAATGCTCGGGGTCGAGCGATGAGCAGTGATCTTAATGCAAAATATATTGCAGAAGTTTGACACGTGCAATATTAGTTGCAGACTTGCCGCGCCGGGATGCGCGCGCCAGGGCCGGTTCGGCAAGTTGTCAGGGGCGGTGGCGTAGTCTTTCGGCGTCTGGCCGTATGGGCCGGCGCCTCGCCCTGGCGCGATATGCACGCGCCGGCGTTGATTCCAATTATTAGAACGAACGAGACGAAACCATGACGAGATCCATTTCCTTCGTGCTGCGGGCCTGTGCGCTGGCGCTCTTCACGGCCAATGCGGCCGTTGCCGCGTCCATGGGCGGCCCTTTGCGGATCGCCGATATGGGCAGCTTCTTCGTGGGCGGCCGCATCATCGACACACAGTACCCGGGCTCGTTCCCGGCCGGCCGGGTGCCCAATGGCAAGATCGCGGTCGACCAGATGTACGTCAGCTACGTCATCCCCGAGCATGCGAAGAAGACGCCCATCGTGCTGGTCCCCGGTGGCGGGCTGACCGGCGCCGAATACGAGACCACGCCGGACGGCAGGGAAGGCTGGGCGACCTATTTTGCGCGCAAGGGCTACCCGGTCTATGTGGTCGATACGCCGGGGCGCGGCCGCGCCGGCTTTGACGCGACGTCCATCGTCGAAGCCAAGGAAAAGAAGGATGCCGGCGTCCTGCCCTCAGGGCTGTTTACCGCGACGGGCGAGTTCGCCTGGACCAATTTCCGCTTCGGACCGCAGTTTGGCACCCCGTTTCCGGATACGCAGTTTCCTGTCGCGGCGATCGACGCTTTCGCCGCGCAGGGCGTACCGAACTCCGAAGCTACCCTGACTGGGGGCGGGCCGAAGACGGCGCCCATCGCGCTGGCCGCCTTGCTGGACAGGATCGGCCCGTCCATCGTCCTCGTGCATTCCTTGTCCGGTCCCTACGCCGATGCGCTGGTCGGGCTGCGGCCCAAGCGGGTGCGGGCCGTGGTCAATATCGAGGGCGCGCAGTACATCGTCCCCACCGATGCGCAGATTGCCGCCTACAAAGGCATCCCGGATCTTGAGCTGTTCGGCGATCACCTGGACGCCCAGGCGATCACG
Proteins encoded in this region:
- a CDS encoding ABC transporter ATP-binding protein codes for the protein MTARTPLLEVSELRRYFGPSRSLLGHQGHGIRAVEDVSFHVRTGEITLGLVGESGCGKSTTGRMIVGLERPTRGAIRFKGQDLAPLTDAQWRAKRREVQIIFQNPLSALDPRLSIAKQIREPLDLHGIGPASERDATVDALMHAVTLPHALRDRFPHQISGGQAQRVVIARALALKPSLIVCDEPVSALDVSVQATVVALLQKLQHDHGIAYLFISHDLRVVRRLCHRVAVMYLGQIVEEALTDDLYERPLHPYTRALLSAIPDVSATPRREGAGRIVLQGDPPSPAQPPSGCRFHTRCPYAQDRCAQEMPVLRPVGDTHTVRCHFAEQISSQHE
- a CDS encoding lysophospholipase, which codes for MTRSISFVLRACALALFTANAAVAASMGGPLRIADMGSFFVGGRIIDTQYPGSFPAGRVPNGKIAVDQMYVSYVIPEHAKKTPIVLVPGGGLTGAEYETTPDGREGWATYFARKGYPVYVVDTPGRGRAGFDATSIVEAKEKKDAGVLPSGLFTATGEFAWTNFRFGPQFGTPFPDTQFPVAAIDAFAAQGVPNSEATLTGGGPKTAPIALAALLDRIGPSIVLVHSLSGPYADALVGLRPKRVRAVVNIEGAQYIVPTDAQIAAYKGIPDLELFGDHLDAQAITGAVRMRGRQAVVDKINQQPGGKARLVTLPSVGIHGNSHMMMQDRNNLVVADYILKWLAVQAK
- a CDS encoding MurR/RpiR family transcriptional regulator, whose product is MRFEDLVADKNDTLTGSDRKLVDVLLSDTTVGSFMPAHKIAERAGVHPSTAGRLARKLGFDSYRAMREAMVFELDASARVRKRIDNATGNTLLESVIAGEIAALGRLMEQVTQKDIAAATEALRRARHIIVIGESHAGSLSELFARRLKRSGYHALGLAHADWQAADELISLTDRDLVFGMIFRHDSPGVTRALRLAREAGAASILLTDLTLPVEARLTITARRGEPGEFQSLTVPMAICNTLILELSRVDRGRSMGALAKLEDLRVGFEKTGGTARRR
- a CDS encoding ATP-binding cassette domain-containing protein — protein: MDTVLSVQGLRVGFRTAAGYADVLHDVGFDVGQGRTLCIVGESGSGKSITCQTILGLLARNGRRTAGRILYQGRDLAELPERELRRVRGAGIGMVFQDPLGSLNPVHTVGRLLDETLALHTPLDRVRRAARAIELLRMVGIPEPQQRLASYAHQFSGGMAQRVMIAMALACGPRLLIADEPTTALDVTIQAQILELLNRLKAELGMAILFITHDLGVVAEMADDVVVMRHGRVIETAPAARLFSAPRESYTRELLAAMPRLDTRAPVYQWREEWA
- a CDS encoding ABC transporter substrate-binding protein, translating into MFKLNRYAAKGVLLCMPIAAAMAPAGAAQAQAGSDARPTLTIAVNELARTLDPAAGNGTVDVRGYYSIFDTLIRRDFDHPEANGGAKLEPSLATSWRWSTPTTFEVKLRSGVLCHDGSPFNADDVLATFSAERLWGPDAYYAEGPAYFGTFKKVEKLDDMTVRFTTAEHDASLEQRLSSYMSFVICDEAWNKYRKDGVPAKVWMDEAAKALRFNPVGTGPYKFGSYQKNDHITLQAFDKYYGGKPAAKTVTFKSVPEVAARIAGLVSGEYDIAAEIPPDQWEGLGAYKDLTLKTVPQENSHVVVFNTNDPVLSDKNLRHALSLAIDRKALIDALWKGKTYAPNGYQLPSFGNLYDKDRVGYAYDPEQAKKLLKQSRYKGQEISYRLIPNYYLYNVEAAQILQEMWRAVGINVRIDFVDSFKDVRKPGIQMYAWSNTYRIPDPTGSLLILWGANSEVQKSSKVYTPTPAFNTLSQTLYTVGDPAQRRATYRKVLDIFEDDMPMTMLYNPATGYAMKKNVQWQPYSQYFMDFRPDNLSFGSK